From a region of the Sulfuriferula plumbiphila genome:
- a CDS encoding ABC transporter permease subunit — MPRSKRQVWLTFIALGVMLALLPFVVDFGLGRSWLRIMDLALLYVMLALGLNIVVGYAGLLDLGYVAFYAVGAYCYALLASPQFGLHLPFWAVLPIGAAVAGLFGVLLGTPTLRLRGDYLAIVTLGFGEIIRIFLNNLNAPVNITNGPQGINQIDPVSLLGMSLGKTHQLFGISLSAPHQYYYLFLLLTLLVVFISMRLQDSRIGRAWAAIREDEVAAEAMGINVRNIKLLAFAMGATFGGLAGGLFAGFQGFISPESFNLMESVMILCMIVLGGMGNIPGVILGALLLTVLPEALRYTGDLQRAWLGHVVVDPSDLRMLLFGMALILVMLFRPAGLLPSRQRKRELVAEGDVAVQEQASVYDARR; from the coding sequence ATGCCACGCAGCAAGCGTCAAGTCTGGTTAACGTTTATCGCGCTGGGTGTGATGCTGGCCTTGCTGCCGTTTGTGGTGGATTTTGGACTGGGGCGCTCGTGGCTACGCATCATGGATCTGGCATTGCTGTATGTGATGCTGGCACTCGGACTGAATATTGTGGTGGGCTATGCCGGGCTGCTGGATCTTGGCTATGTTGCTTTCTACGCAGTGGGTGCGTATTGCTACGCCCTGCTGGCCTCGCCGCAATTTGGTCTGCACTTGCCGTTCTGGGCGGTGCTGCCCATCGGCGCAGCAGTCGCGGGCCTATTCGGCGTGCTGCTGGGCACCCCCACGCTGCGCCTGCGTGGCGATTATCTGGCTATTGTGACGCTCGGCTTTGGCGAGATCATTCGCATTTTTCTCAACAATCTCAATGCCCCGGTGAATATCACCAATGGCCCGCAGGGCATCAACCAGATTGATCCGGTGAGCCTGTTGGGCATGTCGTTGGGTAAAACCCATCAGCTGTTCGGAATCAGCCTGTCTGCGCCGCACCAGTATTACTATCTGTTTTTGCTGCTCACCCTGCTGGTGGTATTCATTTCCATGCGCCTGCAGGATTCACGTATTGGCCGTGCCTGGGCGGCGATCCGCGAAGACGAAGTGGCTGCCGAAGCGATGGGTATCAATGTGCGCAATATCAAGCTGCTGGCGTTTGCCATGGGCGCCACTTTCGGCGGTCTGGCGGGCGGGCTGTTTGCCGGGTTCCAGGGCTTCATCAGCCCGGAGAGCTTCAACCTGATGGAATCGGTGATGATCCTGTGCATGATTGTGTTGGGCGGCATGGGCAATATTCCCGGCGTGATCCTGGGTGCGCTGCTGCTCACCGTGCTGCCCGAAGCGCTGCGCTATACCGGTGACCTGCAGCGCGCGTGGCTGGGACATGTGGTGGTGGACCCATCCGATTTGCGCATGCTGCTGTTCGGCATGGCCCTGATTCTGGTCATGCTGTTTCGCCCTGCCGGGCTGCTGCCGTCGCGCCAGCGCAAGCGCGAACTGGTTGCCGAGGGTGACGTCGCGGTGCAGGAGCAGGCCAGTGTTTATGATGCAAGGCGATGA
- a CDS encoding branched-chain amino acid ABC transporter permease, with the protein MDIFVQQLINGLVLGSVYALVALGYTMVYGILELINFAHGEVTMIGAMVALSVISALVGNGVALPGVVIALLGLLAAIPACMALGFTIERLAYRPLRNAPRLAPLITAIGVSIVLQNLAMLIWGRQYISFPPILPQGRHQLLGASITDVQIVILVTSVMLMLVLTLLVKRTRLGRAMRATAQSPQIAGLMGVNANTVISLTFVMGSALAAVAGVMVSAYYGLAHYYMGFLLGLKAFSAAVLGGIGNLAGAMFGGLLLGVIESLGAGYIGDFTGGFLGSNYQDVFAFFVLILVLVFRPSGLLGERVGERA; encoded by the coding sequence ATGGATATTTTTGTTCAGCAGTTAATCAACGGTCTGGTGCTGGGCAGCGTGTACGCGCTGGTGGCGCTGGGCTACACCATGGTGTACGGCATTCTTGAGTTGATCAACTTTGCCCACGGCGAAGTGACCATGATTGGTGCCATGGTTGCATTATCGGTAATCTCGGCGCTGGTTGGCAACGGGGTGGCCTTGCCCGGGGTGGTCATCGCGCTGCTGGGCTTGCTGGCAGCGATTCCGGCATGCATGGCGCTGGGTTTTACCATCGAGCGGCTGGCTTACCGGCCGCTGCGCAATGCCCCGCGTCTGGCACCGCTGATTACTGCAATCGGGGTATCCATCGTGTTGCAGAATCTCGCCATGCTGATCTGGGGGCGGCAATATATTTCCTTCCCACCCATTCTGCCGCAAGGCCGGCATCAATTACTGGGTGCCAGTATCACCGATGTCCAAATCGTCATTCTGGTTACTTCCGTCATGCTGATGCTGGTGCTCACCCTGCTGGTAAAAAGAACCCGCCTGGGGCGGGCCATGCGTGCCACTGCACAATCGCCACAGATTGCCGGTTTGATGGGGGTGAATGCCAATACCGTGATCTCGCTCACCTTTGTGATGGGCTCGGCACTGGCTGCGGTAGCGGGCGTGATGGTGAGTGCCTATTATGGCCTGGCGCACTATTACATGGGATTTCTGTTGGGGCTCAAGGCGTTCTCGGCAGCGGTGCTGGGCGGTATCGGCAACCTTGCCGGCGCCATGTTCGGTGGCTTGTTGCTGGGGGTGATCGAGAGCCTGGGCGCGGGTTATATCGGCGACTTCACCGGTGGCTTCCTCGGCAGCAATTATCAGGATGTATTCGCCTTCTTCGTGCTGATCCTGGTGCTGGTGTTCAGACCCTCCGGCCTGCTGGGTGAGCGGGTTGGTGAGCGCGCCTGA
- a CDS encoding branched-chain amino acid ABC transporter substrate-binding protein, which translates to MAALVLGGCGKHDGAASADNLIKIGSVAPLTGPQAHLGKDNENGARLAVDEINAAGLTLGGRKMHIDLLSEDDQADPKTATTVAQKLVDSGVAGVIGHLNSGSTIPASTIYHDAGIPQISPSATAIAYTAQGYNTAFRVMTNDEQQGHVLGQYAVNKLGAKKIAIIDDRTAYGQGLADEFAKAAEAAGAEIVGREYTTDKSTDFMAILTSIKSKAPDLVFFGGMDPQAGPMAKQMKQLGLKAQLLGGDGMQTPEFIKLAGADAEGAIASNPGLTLDAMPGGKAFREKFTARFGPIQNYAPYAYDAVYVMVEAMKRAGSSDPAKYLPELARTDYQGVTGKIRFDSKGDVSGGAVTLYQVKNGTWHPLETVYSGK; encoded by the coding sequence ATGGCTGCGCTGGTGCTTGGCGGCTGCGGCAAACACGACGGCGCTGCCTCGGCGGATAACCTCATCAAGATTGGTTCGGTGGCGCCCCTCACCGGGCCGCAGGCGCATCTGGGCAAGGACAACGAAAACGGCGCACGCCTGGCCGTGGATGAAATCAACGCCGCGGGCCTCACCCTGGGCGGCAGGAAAATGCATATTGACCTGTTGAGCGAAGACGACCAGGCCGATCCCAAGACGGCCACTACCGTCGCGCAAAAACTGGTGGATAGCGGCGTTGCCGGCGTCATTGGCCATCTCAATTCAGGTTCCACTATCCCGGCGTCTACCATCTACCACGACGCAGGCATCCCGCAGATATCGCCTTCCGCCACAGCCATCGCGTATACCGCACAGGGTTACAACACCGCGTTTCGCGTGATGACCAATGACGAACAGCAGGGACATGTGCTGGGCCAGTATGCCGTCAACAAACTCGGCGCCAAAAAAATCGCCATCATCGATGACCGCACTGCGTACGGTCAGGGGCTGGCCGATGAATTCGCCAAGGCCGCCGAGGCGGCCGGCGCGGAAATTGTCGGGCGTGAATACACCACCGACAAATCCACTGATTTCATGGCAATCCTTACCTCGATCAAGTCCAAAGCCCCCGACCTGGTGTTCTTCGGCGGTATGGATCCGCAGGCCGGCCCAATGGCGAAGCAAATGAAGCAGCTTGGATTAAAGGCACAGCTGCTGGGTGGTGACGGCATGCAAACGCCCGAGTTCATCAAGCTGGCAGGTGCCGACGCCGAAGGCGCGATTGCCTCCAACCCGGGTCTGACACTCGACGCCATGCCCGGCGGCAAGGCTTTCAGGGAAAAATTCACTGCGCGCTTCGGCCCGATCCAGAACTACGCCCCCTATGCCTACGATGCGGTGTATGTCATGGTGGAAGCCATGAAACGCGCCGGTTCGTCCGATCCGGCCAAATACCTGCCCGAACTTGCCAGAACCGATTACCAGGGCGTGACCGGGAAAATCCGTTTTGACAGCAAGGGCGATGTGAGCGGAGGGGCGGTGACGCTATACCAGGTCAAGAATGGGACCTGGCATCCGCTGGAAACCGTATACAGCGGCAAATAG
- a CDS encoding c-type cytochrome translates to MKAWMGIATAAIIALGAGPAVAADSGLSLAQKNACMSCHGVDKKIVGPAYKDVAAKYKGDKGAEARLIEKVKRGGAGVWGQVPMPPNPQVKDADLKTIVSWILSL, encoded by the coding sequence ATGAAAGCATGGATGGGGATCGCTACCGCTGCGATAATCGCGCTGGGCGCGGGTCCGGCAGTTGCGGCAGATTCGGGTTTGTCACTGGCGCAGAAAAACGCCTGTATGAGCTGCCACGGCGTGGACAAAAAAATTGTCGGTCCGGCATACAAGGACGTCGCTGCCAAATACAAAGGTGACAAGGGCGCTGAGGCCAGGCTGATCGAGAAGGTCAAACGCGGCGGTGCAGGCGTGTGGGGTCAAGTGCCGATGCCGCCCAACCCGCAAGTCAAGGACGCTGATCTGAAGACTATTGTGAGCTGGATACTCAGTCTCTGA
- a CDS encoding ParA family protein, with translation MKTILIANPKGGSGKTTLATNIAGYLAATGQPVRLLDMDRQQSASGWLSLRPEALPPIKLFSDKADNHVTHEGWLVIDSPAGLHGKNLERALKLVNRVVVPIAPSLFDLNASQEFLDVLQTEKAVRKGKISVGVVGMRMAPRTRAAAALEQFMIQLDMPILAYLREAQLYVNAAFEGKSLFDLPPYLAERELEQWQYLLSWLDA, from the coding sequence ATGAAAACCATCCTGATCGCCAATCCCAAGGGTGGCAGCGGTAAAACGACGCTGGCGACCAACATTGCCGGCTATCTGGCTGCAACCGGTCAGCCAGTGCGCCTGCTGGATATGGATCGCCAACAATCGGCCAGCGGCTGGCTGTCGTTACGACCCGAAGCGCTGCCGCCTATCAAGCTGTTTTCAGATAAGGCTGACAACCATGTAACGCACGAAGGCTGGCTGGTGATTGATTCACCCGCTGGCCTGCATGGCAAAAATCTTGAACGTGCGCTGAAACTGGTGAATCGGGTGGTCGTGCCTATTGCGCCTTCACTGTTCGACTTGAATGCCAGCCAGGAATTTCTGGATGTGCTGCAAACCGAAAAAGCGGTGCGCAAAGGCAAGATTTCTGTCGGTGTGGTAGGCATGCGCATGGCGCCGCGCACTCGCGCTGCCGCGGCACTCGAGCAGTTCATGATACAGCTGGATATGCCGATACTGGCGTACCTGCGCGAAGCTCAGCTATACGTCAACGCTGCCTTCGAGGGAAAATCCCTGTTTGACCTGCCGCCGTACCTGGCCGAGCGCGAACTGGAGCAATGGCAGTATCTCCTGTCCTGGCTGGATGCCTGA
- the ilvD gene encoding dihydroxy-acid dehydratase has translation MPVYRSHTTTHGRNMAGARALWRATGMQDGDFDKPIIAIANSFTQFVPGHVHLKDMGQLVAREVEAAGGVAKEFNTIAVDDGIAMGHGGMLYSLPSRELIADSVEYMVNAHCADALVCISNCDKITPGMLMAAMRLNIPVVFVSGGPMESGKVTIRGKVVKLDLVDAMVSAADARASDEDVMIMERSACPTCGSCSGMFTANSMNCLTEALGLSLPGNGSTLATHADRKQLFLQAGRLIVDLAKRHYEQDDYTVLPRSIATFEAFENAIALDIAMGGSTNTVLHLLASAFEGGVPFTMKDIDRMSRKVPNLCKVAPASQQYHMEDVHRAGGVMAILGQLDRAGLLHRDLPTVHSKTMAEALEKYDVSRTADETVHQFYRAGPGGVPTQVAFSQDRRWPDLDLDRANGCIRDKAHAYSQDGGLAVLHGNLALDGCIVKTAGVDESIFKFSGPARIFESQDAAVEAILADRVQAGDVVLIRYEGPKGGPGMQEMLYPTSYIKSKGLGKVCALITDGRFSGGTSGLSIGHVSPEAAEGGAIGLVEEGDSIEIDIPNRSIHLAVSDAELARRRTAMHARGDRAWQPLKRDRVVSVALRAYAAMTTSAATGAVRDVSQVERHSRIDVQ, from the coding sequence ATGCCCGTCTACCGCTCCCATACCACCACCCACGGACGCAACATGGCCGGTGCCCGCGCCCTGTGGCGCGCCACCGGCATGCAGGATGGCGATTTCGACAAGCCCATCATCGCCATCGCCAACTCGTTTACCCAGTTTGTACCCGGCCACGTGCACCTGAAAGACATGGGGCAGCTGGTGGCGCGCGAGGTCGAAGCCGCCGGCGGTGTGGCCAAGGAATTCAACACCATCGCCGTGGACGACGGTATCGCCATGGGGCACGGGGGCATGCTGTATTCATTGCCGTCGCGCGAATTGATTGCCGATTCGGTGGAGTACATGGTCAACGCGCACTGTGCCGACGCGCTGGTGTGCATTTCCAATTGCGACAAGATTACTCCCGGCATGCTGATGGCGGCAATGCGGCTTAATATCCCGGTGGTGTTCGTGTCCGGCGGGCCGATGGAGTCCGGCAAGGTTACCATCCGCGGCAAGGTCGTCAAGCTCGACCTGGTGGATGCGATGGTATCCGCTGCCGATGCGCGCGCCTCGGATGAGGACGTGATGATCATGGAGCGTTCCGCCTGCCCCACCTGCGGCTCGTGTTCCGGCATGTTCACCGCCAACTCGATGAACTGCCTGACCGAGGCACTGGGACTGTCGCTGCCTGGCAACGGCTCCACTCTGGCGACGCATGCAGACCGCAAACAATTGTTTTTGCAGGCCGGGCGCCTCATTGTCGATCTGGCAAAACGTCATTATGAGCAGGACGACTATACGGTGCTGCCGCGTTCCATCGCCACGTTTGAGGCATTCGAAAACGCCATTGCGCTCGACATCGCCATGGGCGGTTCCACCAATACAGTGCTGCACCTGCTGGCGTCCGCCTTTGAGGGCGGCGTGCCGTTTACCATGAAGGATATCGACCGCATGTCGCGCAAGGTGCCCAATCTGTGCAAGGTGGCGCCTGCCTCGCAGCAATACCATATGGAAGACGTGCACCGCGCCGGCGGTGTGATGGCTATTCTGGGTCAGCTTGACCGCGCCGGACTGTTGCATCGTGACCTGCCCACGGTGCACAGCAAAACCATGGCTGAGGCGCTGGAAAAATACGACGTGTCACGGACTGCGGATGAAACCGTGCATCAGTTTTATCGTGCCGGGCCGGGCGGCGTACCGACGCAGGTGGCATTCAGCCAGGACAGGCGCTGGCCTGATCTCGACCTGGACCGCGCCAACGGCTGTATCCGCGACAAGGCGCATGCTTATTCCCAGGACGGTGGCCTGGCAGTTTTACACGGCAATCTGGCGCTGGATGGTTGCATCGTCAAAACGGCTGGTGTGGATGAAAGCATTTTTAAATTTTCCGGGCCGGCGCGGATTTTTGAATCCCAGGATGCTGCCGTGGAAGCGATTCTTGCTGACCGGGTTCAGGCAGGTGATGTGGTCCTGATCCGTTATGAAGGCCCCAAGGGCGGCCCTGGTATGCAGGAAATGCTGTATCCGACTTCCTACATTAAATCCAAAGGGCTCGGCAAGGTCTGCGCGTTGATTACCGATGGACGGTTTTCGGGGGGGACCTCGGGTTTGAGCATCGGCCACGTGTCGCCAGAAGCGGCCGAGGGTGGCGCTATCGGTCTGGTGGAGGAAGGCGACAGCATAGAAATCGACATTCCCAATCGCAGCATCCACCTGGCCGTGAGCGATGCTGAACTGGCGCGCCGCCGAACGGCGATGCACGCCAGGGGTGACAGGGCATGGCAGCCGCTAAAGCGTGACCGGGTCGTGTCAGTGGCGCTGCGCGCTTATGCGGCGATGACCACGAGTGCTGCCACTGGCGCTGTGCGCGATGTCAGCCAGGTGGAACGGCACAGTCGCATCGATGTGCAATGA
- the lgt gene encoding prolipoprotein diacylglyceryl transferase codes for MLIHPQFDPVALSIGPLAIRWYGLMYLTAFMLVLVLGRWRIRQHPDSGWTTRNLDDVLFYGVLGTVLGGRLGYVLFYKFSYYLAHPIEIFYVWEGGMSFHGGFLGVIFAMWLFSRRTGKPWLAITDFIAPLVPLGLGAGRIGNFINGELWGRPTDLPWAMIFPAVDNVPRHPSELYEFGLEGIVLFAIVWLYSARPRPMGAVSGLFLTGYGLFRFLVEFTREPDDFLGLLSLGLSMGQWLSLPMIVAGVAMMTWAYRRQS; via the coding sequence ATGCTGATCCATCCCCAGTTCGACCCCGTCGCCCTCTCCATCGGGCCGCTCGCCATTCGCTGGTACGGCTTGATGTATCTGACCGCATTCATGCTGGTACTGGTGCTCGGGCGCTGGCGCATCAGGCAACATCCGGACTCTGGCTGGACCACCAGGAATCTGGATGACGTATTGTTTTATGGCGTACTCGGTACCGTCCTCGGCGGCCGGCTCGGGTACGTGCTGTTTTACAAGTTCAGCTATTACCTTGCGCATCCGATCGAAATTTTTTATGTATGGGAAGGCGGCATGTCATTTCATGGCGGCTTTCTCGGCGTGATCTTTGCCATGTGGTTATTCTCGCGGCGCACAGGCAAGCCCTGGCTCGCCATCACCGACTTTATTGCACCGCTGGTGCCGCTCGGGCTGGGCGCAGGGCGCATCGGCAATTTTATCAATGGCGAATTGTGGGGACGGCCTACCGACCTACCGTGGGCAATGATCTTTCCCGCCGTGGACAATGTGCCACGCCACCCCTCGGAACTGTACGAATTCGGTCTGGAGGGCATCGTGCTGTTTGCCATCGTGTGGCTATATTCCGCCCGGCCGCGTCCGATGGGCGCGGTGTCGGGGCTGTTTCTGACTGGCTATGGCCTGTTCCGCTTTCTGGTCGAATTCACGCGCGAGCCGGATGATTTTCTCGGCCTGCTCAGCCTGGGACTCAGCATGGGACAATGGCTGTCGCTGCCGATGATCGTGGCTGGCGTGGCGATGATGACATGGGCGTACCGTCGCCAATCTTGA
- the miaB gene encoding tRNA (N6-isopentenyl adenosine(37)-C2)-methylthiotransferase MiaB, which produces MVKKVFIKTFGCQMNEYDSDKMADVLRASDGLTPTDSPADADVILFNTCSVREKAQEKVFSDLGRVRELKDANPDLIIGVGGCVASQEGVAIVARAPYVDVVFGPQTLHRLPALIAQRRATGQPQVDISFPEIEKFDHLPAARADGAAAFVSIMEGCSKYCSFCVVPYTRGEEVSRPFDDILAEVAGLADQGVKEVNLLGQNVNAYRGAMGDGDMADFALLLEYVHDIPGIERIRYTTSHPREFTARLIEAYTRLPKLVSHLHLPVQAGSDRILAAMKRGYTVLEYKSIIRRLRQARPDIALSSDFIIGFPGETDTDFEATMQLIEDVGFDSSFSFIYSKRPGTPAAELFDDVPHAVKQARLVQLQQRIEANAQAISQRMVGSRQRVLVDRVSKKNASELAGRTDNNRVVNFLGHPRLIGHFVDVVISRAEPHSLRGEMVAN; this is translated from the coding sequence ATTGTGAAAAAAGTTTTCATCAAAACTTTCGGCTGCCAGATGAACGAGTACGACTCGGACAAGATGGCCGACGTGCTGCGCGCGTCTGACGGACTTACCCCCACTGATAGCCCGGCTGATGCGGACGTCATTCTGTTCAACACCTGCTCGGTGCGCGAGAAAGCGCAGGAAAAAGTGTTTTCCGACCTGGGGCGGGTACGCGAACTCAAGGACGCCAATCCCGATCTGATTATCGGCGTAGGCGGCTGCGTGGCAAGTCAGGAAGGCGTCGCCATCGTTGCCCGCGCACCCTATGTAGACGTGGTGTTCGGACCGCAAACTCTGCACCGCCTGCCGGCGTTAATTGCACAAAGGCGCGCCACCGGGCAGCCCCAGGTGGACATCTCGTTTCCCGAAATCGAAAAATTCGACCACCTGCCTGCCGCCAGGGCGGATGGCGCGGCAGCCTTTGTTTCCATCATGGAAGGATGCTCCAAATACTGTTCGTTTTGCGTGGTGCCCTACACCCGGGGTGAAGAAGTATCGCGCCCGTTTGACGATATCCTGGCCGAAGTCGCCGGGCTGGCAGACCAGGGCGTGAAAGAAGTCAACCTGCTGGGGCAGAATGTGAACGCCTACCGGGGTGCGATGGGAGATGGCGACATGGCCGATTTCGCCCTGCTGCTCGAATACGTGCATGACATCCCCGGTATCGAGCGCATCCGTTATACCACCAGCCATCCGCGCGAATTCACCGCGCGCCTGATCGAGGCCTACACGCGTCTGCCCAAGCTGGTTTCGCATCTGCACCTGCCGGTACAGGCCGGTTCCGACCGCATCCTGGCGGCAATGAAACGGGGTTACACCGTATTGGAATATAAATCCATCATCCGCCGCTTGCGCCAGGCGCGGCCGGACATTGCGCTGTCATCAGATTTCATCATCGGCTTTCCGGGTGAGACCGACACCGATTTCGAGGCCACGATGCAATTGATTGAGGATGTGGGTTTCGATAGCTCGTTCAGCTTCATCTATAGCAAACGTCCCGGCACTCCGGCTGCCGAGCTGTTTGATGATGTGCCGCACGCCGTCAAACAGGCGCGCCTGGTGCAGTTGCAACAGCGTATTGAAGCCAATGCGCAGGCCATCAGCCAGCGTATGGTGGGCAGCCGCCAGCGCGTGCTGGTGGATCGCGTGTCCAAAAAGAATGCCAGCGAACTGGCCGGACGCACCGACAACAATCGCGTGGTCAATTTCCTGGGTCATCCGCGTCTGATCGGCCATTTTGTCGACGTCGTCATCAGCCGCGCGGAACCACACTCGCTACGCGGCGAAATGGTTGCAAATTAA
- a CDS encoding PhoH family protein, with translation MEIAFAPVDNTRLANLCGVLEENLRQIETGLDVLITRRGEHFRITGKTSRTRLAAQLMEAFYRKAGEPISVDDIQLALVEVAHHSTTSPAPDSIPVLMTRRADLRGRTPRQTEYLTQIQAHDITFGVGPAGTGKTYLAVASAVDALERDTVKRIVLTRPAVEAGERLGFLPGDLAQKIDPYLRPLYDALYDLLGYDKVGKLFERNTIEIAPLAYMRGRTLNQAFIILDEAQNTTPEQMKMFLTRIGFGSKAVITGDVTQVDLARHQKSGLVDACEVLHDVRGIAFTQFLSEDVVRHPLVARIVNAYEKRDQAR, from the coding sequence ATGGAAATCGCCTTCGCTCCCGTAGACAACACCCGGCTGGCCAATCTGTGCGGCGTACTGGAAGAAAACCTGCGCCAGATCGAAACCGGTTTGGACGTGCTCATCACGCGTCGTGGCGAGCACTTTCGCATTACCGGAAAAACAAGCCGGACGCGGCTTGCCGCCCAGTTGATGGAAGCATTCTACCGCAAGGCAGGCGAGCCAATCAGCGTGGATGATATCCAGCTGGCATTAGTCGAAGTCGCACACCACAGCACTACCAGCCCGGCGCCAGACAGCATACCGGTGTTGATGACACGGCGCGCCGATCTCAGAGGTCGCACCCCGCGTCAGACCGAATACCTCACCCAAATCCAGGCGCATGACATCACCTTTGGCGTCGGGCCCGCAGGAACCGGCAAGACATATCTCGCCGTTGCCAGTGCGGTGGATGCCCTGGAGCGCGACACCGTCAAACGTATTGTACTGACACGCCCGGCGGTCGAGGCGGGCGAGCGTCTTGGTTTCCTGCCTGGGGATCTGGCGCAGAAGATAGACCCGTACTTGCGCCCGTTGTACGATGCGCTTTATGATTTGCTGGGCTATGACAAAGTGGGCAAGCTGTTCGAACGCAACACCATCGAAATCGCACCACTGGCCTACATGCGTGGACGCACCTTGAACCAGGCCTTCATTATCCTGGACGAAGCGCAGAATACCACCCCAGAACAAATGAAAATGTTCCTCACCCGTATTGGTTTTGGCTCCAAGGCTGTCATCACTGGTGACGTGACCCAGGTCGATCTGGCGCGCCATCAGAAAAGCGGCCTGGTGGACGCCTGCGAAGTGCTGCACGATGTGCGCGGCATTGCCTTCACCCAGTTTCTGTCGGAAGACGTCGTGCGCCACCCGCTGGTTGCGCGCATCGTCAACGCCTATGAAAAGCGTGACCAAGCGCGCTGA
- the ybeY gene encoding rRNA maturation RNase YbeY, which translates to MQRAVRATDAPSRAQIMRFARAALERDAEITIRLVNEQEGHALNRDYRGRDYATNVLSFVYASAPVVSGDLVLCAPVVSREALQQGKSAIAHYAHLIVHGVLHLHGLDHENDDDAQAMEARETEIITALGFADPYVEMEQI; encoded by the coding sequence GTGCAACGCGCGGTACGCGCAACCGATGCGCCCAGCCGCGCCCAGATCATGCGTTTTGCGCGTGCCGCACTGGAACGCGATGCCGAAATCACCATCCGTCTGGTCAATGAGCAGGAAGGCCATGCACTCAACCGCGACTACCGTGGCCGCGACTATGCCACCAACGTTTTGTCATTCGTGTATGCCTCAGCCCCGGTGGTCAGTGGCGACCTGGTTCTGTGTGCTCCTGTAGTGAGTCGTGAAGCACTGCAGCAAGGCAAATCGGCTATCGCCCATTATGCGCACCTGATCGTCCACGGCGTACTGCACCTGCACGGCCTGGATCACGAAAACGATGACGATGCACAGGCCATGGAAGCGCGCGAGACGGAAATCATCACCGCGCTGGGCTTTGCCGATCCTTATGTAGAAATGGAGCAGATTTAA
- a CDS encoding HlyC/CorC family transporter: protein MEEPAKSSWLERLGAFLSREPESRGELVEILHSAYQHNLFDADALSMIEGVLQVSEIQVRDIMIPRAQMDMVDINDTPEQFIPYVIETAHSRFPVIDKNKDDVIGILLAKDLLRYNAGEEFNVREMLRPAVFIPESKRLNVLLKEFRASRNHIAIVVDEYGGVAGLVTIEDVLEQIVGDIEDEYDFDETEDNVIRDKAGRYRVKAVTEIADFNTVLGTQFSDEEFDTVGGLVVSRFGHLPKRGDEIEFDGLKFHVLRADSRRLHTLLVEKSADGA, encoded by the coding sequence ATGGAAGAACCCGCCAAATCCAGCTGGCTAGAGCGCCTCGGCGCATTCCTCTCACGCGAGCCGGAAAGCCGTGGCGAACTGGTGGAAATACTGCACAGCGCCTATCAGCACAACCTGTTCGACGCCGATGCCTTGTCCATGATCGAAGGCGTGCTGCAGGTATCGGAAATCCAGGTACGCGACATCATGATCCCGCGCGCGCAGATGGATATGGTGGACATTAACGATACTCCCGAGCAATTCATTCCGTACGTCATCGAAACCGCGCACTCGCGTTTTCCGGTAATTGATAAAAATAAGGATGACGTCATCGGCATTCTGCTCGCCAAGGACTTGTTGCGCTATAACGCGGGCGAAGAATTCAACGTGCGCGAGATGCTGCGCCCGGCAGTGTTCATCCCGGAATCCAAGCGTCTTAACGTGCTACTCAAGGAATTTCGTGCCAGCCGCAACCATATCGCCATCGTCGTTGATGAATACGGTGGCGTCGCCGGGCTGGTCACCATTGAAGACGTGCTCGAGCAAATCGTCGGCGACATCGAGGACGAATACGATTTCGACGAAACCGAAGACAATGTCATCCGGGACAAGGCCGGGCGCTATCGGGTTAAGGCCGTTACCGAAATTGCCGATTTCAACACCGTGCTGGGTACGCAGTTTTCCGACGAGGAATTCGATACCGTCGGCGGCCTGGTAGTGAGCCGGTTCGGCCACCTGCCCAAACGCGGCGATGAAATCGAATTCGACGGCCTCAAGTTTCATGTGCTGCGTGCAGACAGCCGGCGGTTGCATACGCTGCTGGTTGAAAAATCAGCCGACGGCGCCTAA